One Rhinolophus sinicus isolate RSC01 linkage group LG06, ASM3656204v1, whole genome shotgun sequence DNA window includes the following coding sequences:
- the PIH1D2 gene encoding PIH1 domain-containing protein 2 isoform X2, with product MDPEAGFRSQWGRFGPVRPSTGPQEVSKVPEVGTEASKTKTEKLPPSLSPGSLPPSGQGAPDLRGLFTSIMESSSKCLLTQVTQFWNLLDDLSESNPESYEKFIHQQLKEGKRLCVAPEPQLCLQTRILKPKEKLLFINLCQWKRIPAPQSPTHPVPLSVGRPEDMSETSDVYTVIDVAYNPDILQAAEKDQVRKDQLIWMAMKCIEEKLQVTLSHFYHITKFKIKGSIQRMKQNLMGIQTDPTDLKEKMRKELTLEQIRNSTVSNADDFPQLLLPKDHVSGKTGCLIEEISSTETQAEMKKPAYELKIGADHNEKLLKIELKVELPGINSVSLCDLSVSEDDLLIEVSEKYRLHLNLPEPVNPEMTTAKFIKEKATLIVTMPLMCN from the exons ATGGACCCGGAGGCCGGGTTTCGCTCCCAATGGGGACGCTTTGGACCGGTACGACCCTCGACTGGGCCCCAGGAAGTATCTAAAGTGCCTGAAGTGGGGACTGAGGCTTCCAAGACGAAGACAGAGAAATTACCCCCATCTTTGTCACCGGGATCCCTGCCTCCCAGCGGCCAAGGAGCTCCCG ACTTAAGAGGCCTATTCACCTCAATCATGGAATCATCTTCAAAGTGTCTGCTCACCCAAGTTACTCAATTCTGGAACCTCCTAGATGACCTTTCTGAAAGTAACCCTGAGAGCTATGAGAAGTTCATTCATCAGCAGCTGAAAGAAGGGAAACGGCTCTGTGTTGCCCCAGAACCACAGCTCTGTCTACAAACCAGAATCCTG aaaccaaaagaaaaactaCTTTTTATCAACCTATGTCAGTGGAAAAGGATTCCAGCTCCCCAATCACCTACTCACCCAGTACCTCTAAGTGTTGGCAGACCAGAAGACATGTCTGAGACATCAG atgtttatacAGTCATCGATGTTGCCTACAATCCTGATATTCTCCAAGCAGCAGAAAAGGACCAAGTGAGAAAAGATCAGTTAATATGGATGGCCATGAAATGCATTGAGGAAAAACTCCAGGTCACTCTCTCACATTTTTACCATATtactaagtttaaaataaaaggaagcatTCAAAGGATGAAACAAAATCTGATGGGAATTCAAACTGACCCCAcagatttaaaagagaaaatgagaaagg aacTAACCCTTGAACAGATAAGAAACAGTACTGTGAGCAATGCGGATGACTTCCCTCAACTTTTACTGCCAAAAGACCATGTTTCAGGCAAAACAGGGTGCCTGATAGAAGAGATTTCCAGTACAGAGACGCAGGCGGAGATGAAGAAACCAGCCTATGAATTAAAAATTGGGGCGGATCACAATGAGAAACTGCTGAAAATTGAATTAAAAGTTGAATTACCTGGTATTAATTCAGTATCTCTCTGTGACCTCAGTGTTTCTGAG GATGATTTATTGATTGAGGTCTCTGAGAAGTACAGATTACATCTGAATCTTCCAGAACCTGTGAATCCTGAAATGACGACAGCAAAATTTATCAAAGAGAAAGCTACATTAATCGTCACAATGCCATTGAT gtgtaattag
- the PIH1D2 gene encoding PIH1 domain-containing protein 2 isoform X3, whose product MQKRGGRLPRKELGRAQVKSEASTRRRRFRNNLRGLFTSIMESSSKCLLTQVTQFWNLLDDLSESNPESYEKFIHQQLKEGKRLCVAPEPQLCLQTRILKPKEKLLFINLCQWKRIPAPQSPTHPVPLSVGRPEDMSETSDVYTVIDVAYNPDILQAAEKDQVRKDQLIWMAMKCIEEKLQVTLSHFYHITKFKIKGSIQRMKQNLMGIQTDPTDLKEKMRKELTLEQIRNSTVSNADDFPQLLLPKDHVSGKTGCLIEEISSTETQAEMKKPAYELKIGADHNEKLLKIELKVELPGINSVSLCDLSVSEDDLLIEVSEKYRLHLNLPEPVNPEMTTAKFIKEKATLIVTMPLMCN is encoded by the exons ATGCAGAAGAGAGGCGGACGCCTTCCCCGAAAAGAATTGGGTCGGGCTCAGGTGAAAAGCGAGGCCAGCACCAGAAGGAGGAGATTCCGGAACA ACTTAAGAGGCCTATTCACCTCAATCATGGAATCATCTTCAAAGTGTCTGCTCACCCAAGTTACTCAATTCTGGAACCTCCTAGATGACCTTTCTGAAAGTAACCCTGAGAGCTATGAGAAGTTCATTCATCAGCAGCTGAAAGAAGGGAAACGGCTCTGTGTTGCCCCAGAACCACAGCTCTGTCTACAAACCAGAATCCTG aaaccaaaagaaaaactaCTTTTTATCAACCTATGTCAGTGGAAAAGGATTCCAGCTCCCCAATCACCTACTCACCCAGTACCTCTAAGTGTTGGCAGACCAGAAGACATGTCTGAGACATCAG atgtttatacAGTCATCGATGTTGCCTACAATCCTGATATTCTCCAAGCAGCAGAAAAGGACCAAGTGAGAAAAGATCAGTTAATATGGATGGCCATGAAATGCATTGAGGAAAAACTCCAGGTCACTCTCTCACATTTTTACCATATtactaagtttaaaataaaaggaagcatTCAAAGGATGAAACAAAATCTGATGGGAATTCAAACTGACCCCAcagatttaaaagagaaaatgagaaagg aacTAACCCTTGAACAGATAAGAAACAGTACTGTGAGCAATGCGGATGACTTCCCTCAACTTTTACTGCCAAAAGACCATGTTTCAGGCAAAACAGGGTGCCTGATAGAAGAGATTTCCAGTACAGAGACGCAGGCGGAGATGAAGAAACCAGCCTATGAATTAAAAATTGGGGCGGATCACAATGAGAAACTGCTGAAAATTGAATTAAAAGTTGAATTACCTGGTATTAATTCAGTATCTCTCTGTGACCTCAGTGTTTCTGAG GATGATTTATTGATTGAGGTCTCTGAGAAGTACAGATTACATCTGAATCTTCCAGAACCTGTGAATCCTGAAATGACGACAGCAAAATTTATCAAAGAGAAAGCTACATTAATCGTCACAATGCCATTGAT gtgtaattag
- the PIH1D2 gene encoding PIH1 domain-containing protein 2 isoform X1 yields the protein MESSSKCLLTQVTQFWNLLDDLSESNPESYEKFIHQQLKEGKRLCVAPEPQLCLQTRILKPKEKLLFINLCQWKRIPAPQSPTHPVPLSVGRPEDMSETSDVYTVIDVAYNPDILQAAEKDQVRKDQLIWMAMKCIEEKLQVTLSHFYHITKFKIKGSIQRMKQNLMGIQTDPTDLKEKMRKELTLEQIRNSTVSNADDFPQLLLPKDHVSGKTGCLIEEISSTETQAEMKKPAYELKIGADHNEKLLKIELKVELPGINSVSLCDLSVSEDDLLIEVSEKYRLHLNLPEPVNPEMTTAKFIKEKATLIVTMPLMCN from the exons ATGGAATCATCTTCAAAGTGTCTGCTCACCCAAGTTACTCAATTCTGGAACCTCCTAGATGACCTTTCTGAAAGTAACCCTGAGAGCTATGAGAAGTTCATTCATCAGCAGCTGAAAGAAGGGAAACGGCTCTGTGTTGCCCCAGAACCACAGCTCTGTCTACAAACCAGAATCCTG aaaccaaaagaaaaactaCTTTTTATCAACCTATGTCAGTGGAAAAGGATTCCAGCTCCCCAATCACCTACTCACCCAGTACCTCTAAGTGTTGGCAGACCAGAAGACATGTCTGAGACATCAG atgtttatacAGTCATCGATGTTGCCTACAATCCTGATATTCTCCAAGCAGCAGAAAAGGACCAAGTGAGAAAAGATCAGTTAATATGGATGGCCATGAAATGCATTGAGGAAAAACTCCAGGTCACTCTCTCACATTTTTACCATATtactaagtttaaaataaaaggaagcatTCAAAGGATGAAACAAAATCTGATGGGAATTCAAACTGACCCCAcagatttaaaagagaaaatgagaaagg aacTAACCCTTGAACAGATAAGAAACAGTACTGTGAGCAATGCGGATGACTTCCCTCAACTTTTACTGCCAAAAGACCATGTTTCAGGCAAAACAGGGTGCCTGATAGAAGAGATTTCCAGTACAGAGACGCAGGCGGAGATGAAGAAACCAGCCTATGAATTAAAAATTGGGGCGGATCACAATGAGAAACTGCTGAAAATTGAATTAAAAGTTGAATTACCTGGTATTAATTCAGTATCTCTCTGTGACCTCAGTGTTTCTGAG GATGATTTATTGATTGAGGTCTCTGAGAAGTACAGATTACATCTGAATCTTCCAGAACCTGTGAATCCTGAAATGACGACAGCAAAATTTATCAAAGAGAAAGCTACATTAATCGTCACAATGCCATTGAT gtgtaattag
- the DLAT gene encoding dihydrolipoyllysine-residue acetyltransferase component of pyruvate dehydrogenase complex, mitochondrial, with the protein MWRVCARRAQNAAPTSGFRPRWTAVRAEPGAPCVTPRVGPAPVRYNSSTTGYGRVRALCGWRPSSWAIQRNRFLQQLLRSPGRRCYSLPPHQKVPLPSLSPTMQAGTIARWEKKEGDKINEGELIAEVETDKATVGFESMEECYMAKILVAEGTRDVPVGSVICITVEKPEDIEAFKNYTLDSSAAPTPQAAPAPTPAAAASPPTPSAQAPGSSYPTHMQVVLPALSPTMTMGTVQRWEKKVGEKLSEGDLLAEIETDKATIGFEVQEEGYLAKILIPEGTRDVPLGTPLCIIVEKEADIPAFADYRPTEVTDLKPQALPPTPPPVAPVPPPPQPVAHTPSATRPATPAGPKGRLFVSPLAKKLAAEKGIDLTQVKGTGPEGRIIKKDIDSFVPSKAAPAPAAAVPPPTPGVVPVPTGVFTDIPISNIRRVIAQRLMQSKQTIPHYYLSVDVNMGEVLLVRKELNKMLEGKSKISVNDFIIKASALACLKVPEANSSWLDTVIRQNHVVDISVAVSTPAGLITPIVFNAHIKGLETIANDVVSLATKAREGKLQPQEFQGGTFTISNLGMFGIKNFSAIINPPQACILAIGASEDRLVPADNEKGFDVASMMSVTLSCDHRVVDGAVGAQWLAEFRKYLEKPVTMLL; encoded by the exons ATGTGGCGCGTCTGTGCGCGACGGGCCCAGAATGCGGCCCCCACGTCAGGATTCAGGCCTCGGTGGACGGCGGTACGGGCGGAACCCGGAGCACCGTGCGTGACCCCGCGGGTTGGTCCAGCTCCAGTTCGTTACAACAGCTCTACCACGGGGTATGGCAGAGTCCGGGCACTCTGCGGCTGGCGCCCCAGCTCGTGGGCCATACAGCGGAATCGCTTCCTGCAGCAGCTTTTGCGATCGCCTGGCCGTCGCTGTTATAGTCTTCCCCCTCATCAGAAG gTTCCATTGCCCTCTCTTTCCCCCACAATGCAGGCAGGCACCATAGCCCGttgggaaaaaaaggagggggacaAAATCAATGAGGGTGAACTAATTGCGGAG GTTGAAACGGATAAAGCCACCGTTGGATTTGAGAGCATGGAAGAGTGTTACATGGCAAAGATACTCGTTGCTGAAGGTACCAGGGATGTCCCGGTTGGATCGGTCATCTGTATCACAGTTGAAAA acCTGAGGATATTGAGGcctttaaaaattacacattgGATTCCTCAGCAGCACCTACCCCACAAGCAGCCCCAGCACCAacccctgctgctgctgcttcgcCACCTACACCTTCTGCTCAGGCTCCTGGTAGCTCATATCCCACTCACATGCAG GTGGttcttcctgccctctctcccacCATGACCATGGGCACAGttcagagatgggaaaaaaaagtgggTGAGAAGCTAAGTGAAGGAGACTTATTGGCAGAGATAGAGACTGACAAGGCCACTATAG gTTTTGAAGTACAAGAAGAAGGTTACCTGGCAAAAATCTTGATCCCAGAAGGCACAAGAGATGTCCCTCTCGGAACGCCACTCTGTATCATTGTAGAAAAAGAGGCAGATATACCAGCATTTGCTGACTATAGGCCAACTGAAGTAACTGATTTAAAGCCACAAGCACTACCACCTACCCCACCCCCG GTGGCCCCGGTTCCTCCACCTCCCCAACCTGTAGCCCACACACCGTCAGCCACACGCCCAGCTACTCCTGCTGGACCAAAGGGAAGGTTGTTTGTTAGCCCTCTTGCAAAGAAATTGGCAGCAGAGAAAGGGATTGACCTTACACAAGTAAAAG GAACAGGACCAGAAGGCAGAATCATCAAGAAGGACATCGACTCTTTTGTGCCTTCTAAAGCTGCTCCT GCTCCAGCAGCTGCTGTACCTCCCCCAACTCCAGGAGTGGTGCCAGTTCCTACAGGTGTCTTCACAGATATCCCGATCAGCAACATTCGTCGA GTTATTGCACAGCGGTTAATGCAATCTAAGCAAACCATACCTCATTATTACCTTTCTGTTGATGTCAATATGGGAGAAGTTTTGTTGGTGCGGAAAGAACTTAATAAG ATGTTAGAAGGGAAAAGCAAAATTTCTGTCAATGACTTCATCATAAAAGCTTCCGCTTTGGCATGTTTAAAAGTTCCTGAAGCAAATTCTTCTTGGCTGGATACAGTTATAAGACA aaatcatGTTGTTGATATCAGTGTTGCCGTCAGTACTCCTGCAGGACTCATCACACCTATTGTATTTAATGCCCATATTAAAGGACTGGAAACCATTGCTAATGATGTTGTTTCTTTAGCAACCAAAGCACGAGAGGGTAAACTACAGCCACAGGAATTCCAA ggTGGCACTTTCACAATCTCCAATTTAGGAATGTTTGGAATTAAGAACTTCTCTGCTATTATCAATCCACCTCAAGCATGTATTTTGGCAATTGGTGCTTCAGAGGATAGACTGGTTCCAGCAGATAATGAGAAAGG atTTGATGTGGCTAGCATGATGTCTGTTACACTCAGTTGTGATCATCGGGTTGTGGATGGAGCAGTTGGAGCCCAGTGGCTTGCTGAGTTTAGAAAGTACCTTGAAAAACCTGTCACGATGTTGTTATAA